CTGGAAACAAGGAAGAATGGAAAAGCCGGAACGGACGAATTCGGACGAAACATCGCCTTTGAAAAGACATTTCCTTTTTTTCAAGAATCGTGAGAATTCTTCCATTACTATCCCGGATTCTTCAAAAAATAGAATTCGATTTGTTTTTCAATCCATAATTCTTGCCCAAAAACGCGTTCTTCAGCGCGATTTCGTCTATTCCCGGAAGAGGAAAAAATCCGTTTTCTCCATTCACAAAAAAGAATTCCGATTTTAGTTTGACATCTAACTATTAATAGTTTTATATAAAACTTTATATGAACCGCCAAACCAAATTCTTTCATTTTTGGAAAGTGCTCCTCTACCAGCTCAAGATCTTTTTACGTTGGCCCGTTTACTGGCGTTGCGGAGGCAGAATTCTGCAAATGACGGACGACATGAGAGAGATGAAAGTAAAACTGCCGCTCAATCGGAAGACGAAAGGATTGATGGGCACTCACTTTGGCGGTTCTTTGTATGCGTTCGTGGATCCGATTCCACTTTTGATGTTGAAGGAAAACTTGGGGGAGAATTATATTCTCTGGGATATCCAGGGTGGAATCCAATATCTCAAAGCCACTTCTAAGGACGTCTTTGCGGAATTCAAAATTCTTCCCGAGGATCTAATCGGAATCCAAGAAACCTGCGATCAAAAG
This sequence is a window from Leptospira yasudae. Protein-coding genes within it:
- a CDS encoding PaaI family thioesterase, translated to MNRQTKFFHFWKVLLYQLKIFLRWPVYWRCGGRILQMTDDMREMKVKLPLNRKTKGLMGTHFGGSLYAFVDPIPLLMLKENLGENYILWDIQGGIQYLKATSKDVFAEFKILPEDLIGIQETCDQKKKIHFKVEIPILEANGELVAKVDKTIYIRKKPEPSFKRSAELDASSKRTVEAGV